One stretch of Macrotis lagotis isolate mMagLag1 chromosome 7, bilby.v1.9.chrom.fasta, whole genome shotgun sequence DNA includes these proteins:
- the FERD3L gene encoding fer3-like protein produces the protein MERQDALVDAAVLDFVADLSLGSPGGPLLYDLAPGGALGERSLALTGGVARGRQSLEEEDEGEEEEDDDDEEEEEEEEGDGEGVGAEEGEPLRGASLLLGRPKRKRVITLAQRQAANIRERKRMLNLNEAFDQLRKKVPTFAYEKRLSRIETLRLAIVYISFMTELLASCEQQEASRGPGLRGRERQDGRGVPP, from the coding sequence ATGGAGCGCCAGGACGCTTTGGTGGACGCGGCCGTGCTGGACTTCGTGGCCGATCTCTCCCTGGGGTCCCCTGGGGGGCCCCTTCTCTACGACCTGGCCCCCGGCGGGGCCCTGGGGGAGCGGAGCCTGGCCCTCACAGGGGGGGTGGCCCGGGGGCGACAGTCCTTGGAGGAAGAAGacgagggggaagaggaagaagacgacgacgacgaggaggaggaggaggaggaggagggagacgGGGAGGGCGTCGGGGCCGAGGAAGGGGAGCCCCTCCGGGGCGCCTCCCTGCTCCTGGGCCGCCCCAAGAGGAAAAGGGTGATCACCTTGGCTCAGCGCCAGGCGGCCAACATCCGCGAGAGGAAAAGGATGCTCAACCTCAACGAAGCCTTCGACCAACTGAGGAAGAAGGTGCCCACCTTCGCCTACGAGAAGCGCCTGTCCAGGATCGAGACCCTGCGCCTGGCCATCGTCTACATCTCCTTCATGACGGAGCTGCTGGCCAGCTGCGAGCAGCAGGAGGCCAGCCGGGGGCCCGGCCTCAGGGGCAGAGAGCGCCAAGACGGCCGGGGAGTGCCCCCGTAG